A single region of the Triticum dicoccoides isolate Atlit2015 ecotype Zavitan chromosome 2B, WEW_v2.0, whole genome shotgun sequence genome encodes:
- the LOC119366105 gene encoding haloalkane dehalogenase-like, with translation MSGCPCSTSTSASYSPLSLLPPPSSVAAASRRSTVAFHSSRGPRSGWTRRRGACAVVAASSSSKDEKAEAGEEEEGEPAFNPFGFVTDNPSSRSAIQLPASPAQDGNVGQMLYRTEDKGREYGKSVRSGEFRWFVRQTGSPDSRRGTIMFLHGAPTQSFSYRTVMAQMADAGYHCFAPDWIGFGFSEMPQPGYGFDFKEEEFHKAFDELLVTLNITEPFFLVVQGFLVGSYGLTWALKNSNKLLKVAILNSPLTVSSPVPGVFKQLRFPLVGEFTCQNAILAERFIEAGSPYVLKSEKADVYRLPYLSSGAPGFALLETARKANFQEVLSKISAGFSSNSWDKPILLAWGESDKYLPLSIAEEFKKNNPSVVKLKPIEGAGHMPQEDWPEKVVAALNSFLY, from the exons atgtccggctgcccctgctccacctccacctccgcctcctactCTCCACTCTCCCTCCTGCCCCCTCCCAgttccgtcgccgccgcctccaggCGCAGCACCGTCGCCTTCCACTCCTCGCGCGGCCCGCGGAGCGGCTGGACACGGCGGAGAGGCGCGTGCGCAGTAGTCGCggcgagcagcagcagcaaggACGAGAAGGccgaggcgggggaggaggaggagggggagccggCGTTCAACCCGTTCGGGTTCGTCACGGACAACCCGTCGAGCCGCAGCGCCATCCAGCTGCCCGCGTCGCCCGCCCAGGACGGCAATGTCGGCCAGATGCTCTAC AGGACGGAGGACAAAGGGAGGGAGTACGGCAAGAGCGTGAGATCAGGGGAGTTTCGATGGTTCGTGAGGCAAACAG GTTCTCCTGATTCACGGCGTGGGACTATTATGTTTCTTCACGGTGCTCCAACTCAGTCATTTAGTTATCGCACGGTTATGGCTCAG ATGGCAGATGCTGGCTACCATTGCTTTGCGCCTGACTGGATAGGATTTGGGTTCAGTGAGATGCCACAGCCTGGATATGGATTCGATTTCAAAG AAGAGGAGTTCCACAAGGCATTTGATGAACTTCTTGTTACTCTAAATATCACTGAACCATTCTTCTTAGTTGTCCAG GGATTTCTTGTAGGTTCTTATGGTCTGACATGGGCATTGAAGAACTCAAACAAACTTCTTAAGGTAGCAATCCTTAACAGCCCACTTACTGTTTCTTCTCCAGTGCCTGGAGTCTTTAAGCAGCTCAG ATTTCCACTTGTGGGCGAATTTACCTGCCAAAATGCTATCCTGGCTGAGAGATTCATTGAAGCAGGTAGCCC GTACGTGCTGAAGTCAGAGAAGGCTGACGTATACAGATTGCCGTATTTATCAAGTGGTGCACCTGGATTTG CATTACTTGAAACTGCCAGGAAGGCCAATTTTCAAGAGGTATTAAGCAAAATTTCGGCTGGATTTTCATCCAACAG CTGGGACAAACCAATATTGCTGGCATGGGGGGAGTCGGACAAGTACCTACCGCTCTCGATAGCCGAGGAGTTCAAGAAAAACAATCCATCAGTGGTGAAACTGAAGCCCATCGAAGGAGCTGGCCACATGCCGCAGGAGGACTG GCCAGAGAAGGTGGTGGCGGCCCTGAATTCCTTCCTGTATTAG
- the LOC119368628 gene encoding putative lipid-binding protein AIR1: protein MAHHGTTVSVLALLLAAATLSTAAALHGGAPPRVLWTKGLPADPFCPWEAVKFGACAAVLGLADAQAGAQLGSECCQLVGGLAAAEAASCLCIAAKEGVLGLVSAEWSVGVELLASACKKEIPDGFKCV, encoded by the coding sequence ATGGCTCACCACGGCACCACCGTGTCAGTCCTCGCGCTCCTCCTCGCCGCGGCGACGCTCTCCACCGCCGCCGCGTTACACGGCGGCGCGCCACCCAGGGTGCTGTGGACCAAGGGCCTCCCGGCCGACCCGTTCTGCCCGTGGGAGGCCGTCAAGTTCGGCGCGTGCGCGGCCGTGCTCGGCCTCGCGGACGCGCAGGCCGGCGCGCAGCTCGGAAGCGAGTGCTGCCAGCTCGTGGGCGGGCTCGCCGCGGCGGAGGCGGCCTCGTGCCTCTGCATCGCCGCCAAGGAAGGCGTGCTCGGCCTTGTCTCCGCCGAGTGGTCCGTCGGCGTCGAGCTCCTCGCCAGCGCCTGCAAGAAGGAGATCCCCGACGGCTTCAAGTGCGTGTGA